One part of the Sulfolobus tengchongensis genome encodes these proteins:
- a CDS encoding glycosyltransferase: protein MIISVTAEIGLDFGQNFAGGLGVLEGDKFYAASRLGIDYTVITLFYRKGYVNGEEKQKELLSKLVKEWEAEISIKGQNVKIEYLAYTLNKAKVVFANVISPELSRLNDVLYVENSEEEKFYKCLLLAKVSEKYIEKVGWDNVRYVDMQESCPAFLPLLHYFPRYRIIIHTPAPWGHPTFSSNLFKSELGYEFPLDRVVMTDIALSSSIEGIVVSRKMLKHVQRTFPQHMHKIRAITNAIEIPRWRNPLLNDVKDFDDFVKKKEEVKKESIKKLGKEAIKPVISWVRRITMYKRPDFILRLIDDMKDDVIFIIGGIAHPMEYSAVEIERKFKELATHKSNVIYIPGVDVNLMKLAIWSSDIWTFTPFSGWEASGTSFMKAGINGVPSVASRDGAVPEIIRDGYNGWLYGEDVDKTLPINLYDNNKEYEEFLRKVKQALNEYHRVGYNAYQSFPSYCSMDRLMKDYGYIK, encoded by the coding sequence ATGATAATAAGCGTCACAGCAGAAATTGGACTGGATTTCGGTCAAAATTTCGCAGGTGGTTTAGGTGTCTTAGAGGGAGACAAATTTTACGCTGCATCTAGATTAGGTATAGACTACACTGTCATTACTCTATTTTATAGGAAAGGATACGTTAATGGAGAGGAAAAACAAAAAGAGTTACTTTCAAAGTTAGTGAAGGAATGGGAAGCAGAGATTTCGATTAAAGGCCAGAATGTGAAGATTGAATATCTAGCATATACGCTAAATAAAGCTAAGGTAGTATTTGCAAACGTTATTTCCCCGGAACTTTCAAGGTTAAATGATGTACTTTACGTGGAAAATAGCGAGGAGGAGAAATTCTACAAATGCCTTTTACTTGCGAAGGTTTCAGAAAAGTATATAGAAAAAGTTGGATGGGATAATGTAAGATACGTTGATATGCAAGAATCTTGCCCTGCATTTTTACCTCTTTTACACTATTTCCCCAGATACAGGATCATCATACACACACCTGCACCATGGGGACATCCCACTTTTTCGTCCAATTTATTTAAGAGTGAGTTAGGTTATGAATTTCCTCTCGACAGAGTAGTCATGACTGATATTGCTCTTTCCTCATCGATAGAAGGAATTGTAGTTTCAAGGAAAATGCTCAAACACGTCCAAAGAACATTTCCTCAGCATATGCATAAAATTAGGGCTATTACAAATGCGATAGAAATCCCGCGGTGGAGAAATCCACTGCTTAATGATGTAAAGGATTTCGATGATTTCGTAAAGAAAAAGGAGGAAGTAAAGAAGGAAAGTATCAAGAAATTGGGTAAAGAGGCAATTAAACCAGTTATCTCATGGGTGAGGAGAATTACAATGTATAAGAGGCCAGATTTCATTTTAAGGTTAATCGATGATATGAAAGACGACGTTATTTTCATAATTGGCGGTATTGCGCATCCCATGGAGTATTCAGCAGTAGAGATTGAGAGGAAATTTAAGGAATTAGCTACCCACAAAAGTAACGTAATTTATATTCCGGGCGTTGACGTTAATTTGATGAAGTTGGCTATTTGGTCTAGCGATATATGGACGTTTACTCCATTTTCTGGTTGGGAAGCCAGCGGTACTAGTTTTATGAAAGCGGGAATTAATGGGGTCCCCTCAGTGGCTTCCAGAGATGGAGCGGTTCCAGAAATTATAAGAGACGGTTATAATGGGTGGTTGTATGGAGAAGATGTGGATAAGACTTTACCAATTAATTTATATGACAACAATAAAGAGTACGAAGAGTTCTTGAGAAAGGTTAAACAAGCGTTAAATGAGTATCACAGAGTGGGATATAACGCATATCAAAGTTTCCCTAGCTATTGTTCCATGGATAGGCTAATGAAGGACTACGGTTATATTAAGTAG
- a CDS encoding MFS transporter has product MVSSKNQAIIAASFGMALEWYDFFTYSYVATIVASLFFPSSNPIASLLAYYITFFIGFLGRPLGGIVFGYIGDKLGRKTSLVFTVLLTGLSVFFIGLLPTYYQIGLLAPLLLTILRFLVGVALGGEWGGAFSLTSEYINPNRRGLYSGVLQATVSIASLLVTGLILLITALIGAKGFDSIGWRIVFMTGLAIALVGLVIRLRIEDSPVFKKLQYEGKISRNPLSEALRNYWKPLLAGLIITGIINGAWYYTNFAFSISYATTIAKKFGYPYVTLQAVDFAVFIASAIGIFASIAFGYLSDLIGRKKQIIINSIVAIVLAFPYYYLLLQGNALAVTGSVIIGAILIYYLAGAITPAFLVELFPPKVRYTGISMAYQIGVGFIGGLTPFVLTDLIYATHNIFSPVFFTVITGMIVLAISLTAVKETKGNIYEGEEILKQ; this is encoded by the coding sequence ATGGTTTCCTCTAAAAATCAAGCCATAATAGCAGCAAGCTTTGGTATGGCATTAGAGTGGTATGATTTTTTCACTTATAGCTATGTGGCAACCATAGTAGCGAGTTTGTTCTTCCCTTCAAGTAATCCAATAGCATCACTTTTAGCATATTACATCACGTTCTTCATAGGATTTTTAGGGAGACCATTAGGTGGCATAGTGTTTGGTTATATAGGAGATAAGTTAGGGAGGAAAACCAGTCTAGTATTTACAGTTCTGCTTACCGGATTGAGCGTTTTCTTCATAGGACTCTTACCAACTTACTACCAAATAGGTTTACTGGCTCCATTACTACTGACTATACTTAGATTCTTAGTTGGTGTAGCATTGGGAGGAGAATGGGGTGGTGCATTTTCACTGACATCAGAATACATAAATCCTAATAGAAGAGGATTATACTCTGGAGTATTGCAGGCGACGGTTTCAATAGCCAGTTTGTTAGTAACTGGTTTGATACTTCTTATCACTGCGCTTATTGGAGCTAAAGGTTTCGATAGTATAGGTTGGAGAATAGTATTTATGACGGGGTTAGCAATTGCTTTAGTAGGGCTGGTAATAAGGTTAAGAATTGAGGATTCACCTGTATTTAAAAAGCTTCAGTATGAGGGTAAAATTTCCAGAAACCCATTATCGGAAGCATTAAGGAATTACTGGAAGCCCTTATTAGCCGGTTTAATAATAACTGGAATAATAAATGGAGCTTGGTATTATACTAATTTCGCTTTTTCAATATCCTATGCTACTACAATAGCCAAAAAGTTTGGTTATCCTTATGTAACGCTTCAAGCAGTTGATTTCGCAGTTTTCATTGCTTCAGCGATAGGTATTTTCGCTTCAATAGCCTTTGGATACCTATCTGATTTGATAGGAAGGAAAAAACAAATTATCATCAACTCTATAGTGGCGATAGTTTTGGCTTTTCCTTACTATTACCTATTACTGCAAGGAAATGCACTAGCTGTTACTGGATCTGTAATAATAGGTGCTATTCTAATATACTATCTAGCAGGTGCAATAACGCCAGCTTTCCTAGTTGAACTATTTCCTCCTAAGGTGAGATATACTGGAATATCAATGGCGTACCAAATAGGCGTAGGATTCATAGGTGGACTAACACCATTCGTCTTAACGGATTTGATATACGCTACTCATAATATATTCTCGCCAGTATTTTTTACTGTAATTACGGGAATGATAGTCCTTGCTATTAGTTTGACTGCAGTAAAAGAAACGAAAGGAAACATATATGAAGGCGAAGAAATACTTAAACAGTAA
- a CDS encoding MBL fold metallo-hydrolase, translating into MSWRILVPGVPIYTNLGFVGFCNVILIETEGKYIIYDPGHFGNKEYLLSSLKNIGLSPSDIDGIILSHMHYDHSLNSLIFPNAKIYTTKEEMEYTRNTPDLYSVQYLPDLIGAERMVLVKDGEETHGLKFVLLPGHTAGTLGVVCKDTIFVGDAIKYVIDARRKQTSFAYHNLDEANKSIVKAMQLARIIVPGHDVPFKVEYDRIEPILDYSNSFIVYIKNDIKITIKRDEIR; encoded by the coding sequence ATGAGTTGGAGAATACTAGTTCCCGGAGTTCCTATTTATACTAACCTAGGATTTGTGGGATTCTGTAATGTTATCCTTATAGAAACTGAGGGAAAATATATTATATATGATCCAGGGCATTTCGGGAACAAAGAATATCTGTTAAGTTCATTGAAAAATATTGGTTTATCTCCATCAGACATTGATGGAATTATTTTATCCCATATGCATTATGACCATTCATTAAATTCTCTAATCTTTCCTAACGCAAAGATATATACAACAAAGGAAGAAATGGAATACACTAGAAATACTCCAGATTTATACTCAGTTCAGTACTTACCAGATCTAATAGGAGCAGAAAGAATGGTCCTAGTTAAGGATGGAGAGGAAACTCACGGCTTAAAATTTGTTTTATTACCAGGTCATACAGCTGGTACATTAGGAGTAGTATGTAAAGATACGATATTCGTTGGAGACGCGATAAAATATGTAATCGACGCACGAAGGAAACAGACGTCTTTTGCATATCATAATTTAGACGAAGCTAACAAGAGTATAGTTAAAGCTATGCAGTTAGCCAGAATCATTGTCCCCGGCCATGACGTACCGTTTAAGGTGGAATATGATAGAATAGAACCCATACTGGATTACAGCAATAGCTTTATTGTGTATATAAAGAACGATATTAAAATCACGATTAAAAGAGATGAGATAAGATAA
- a CDS encoding hydantoinase B/oxoprolinase family protein has translation MTSWEIIHKASEFIAEEMGVMLKRSAMSPNIRERMDHSCAITDAQGNIVAQAEHIPVHLGSFSIGVKNTLREVEELEEGDMIVLNDPYISGTHLNDVMVLAPIYYNHKLIGYVVNKAHHVDVGGPSPGSLNPYATTIYEEGFVIPPIKILKKGKVNEEIISVIKENFKVPEVSIGDLNAQISANLNGISRVRQLLDKYGYDKVIEAWRTSMEYGRKLAISEISKWNNGVGEDEDYLELDELKKIRLRIEVNDKGIQADFTGTDPQIEAPFNAVYGVTFSAVSFVIRSLIGKDIPTNEGFYSVIQVKAPEGTIVNPIKPSAVGGGNVETSQRIADVTFKALSHLILVPAAGSGTMMNVMMGGIYKGKYWAYYETIGGGTGARPNKDGVSAVQVNMTNTLNTPIEIAERQYPIMFTMYRIREGSGGKGKFRGGDGIIRAFRVLERTRLSIMGERFKIAPWGLKGGGDGKPAKVTIIRSNSKREEMPSKFSTVLNKGDEVIIETPGGGGYYKEDGI, from the coding sequence ATGACCAGCTGGGAGATAATCCATAAGGCGTCTGAATTCATTGCTGAAGAAATGGGGGTAATGCTGAAGAGGTCAGCTATGTCTCCTAACATTAGGGAAAGAATGGATCACAGCTGTGCAATAACTGATGCTCAAGGAAATATTGTCGCCCAAGCTGAACACATCCCAGTTCATTTAGGATCTTTTAGCATAGGAGTTAAAAACACTCTAAGAGAGGTTGAGGAACTAGAAGAAGGAGATATGATAGTTTTAAACGATCCATACATTTCTGGGACTCATTTAAATGACGTCATGGTGTTGGCTCCAATTTATTACAACCATAAGCTTATTGGTTACGTAGTAAATAAGGCTCATCACGTTGACGTTGGTGGTCCTTCTCCGGGTAGTTTAAATCCCTATGCCACGACAATATATGAAGAAGGTTTCGTAATACCACCAATTAAAATTTTAAAGAAGGGGAAAGTTAACGAGGAGATAATCAGTGTAATTAAGGAAAACTTCAAAGTACCAGAAGTTTCCATAGGCGATCTTAACGCTCAAATATCTGCAAATTTAAACGGGATAAGTAGAGTAAGGCAATTGCTAGATAAATACGGTTACGATAAGGTTATTGAAGCTTGGAGGACTTCCATGGAATATGGAAGGAAATTGGCAATTTCTGAGATTTCGAAGTGGAATAATGGTGTTGGTGAGGATGAGGACTATCTTGAATTGGACGAGCTAAAGAAGATAAGGTTAAGGATTGAGGTTAACGATAAGGGAATCCAAGCTGATTTCACCGGAACTGATCCTCAGATTGAAGCACCATTTAATGCAGTTTATGGTGTGACATTTTCTGCAGTTAGCTTTGTGATAAGGTCTTTGATTGGTAAAGATATTCCAACTAATGAGGGATTTTATAGCGTAATTCAAGTTAAAGCGCCAGAAGGTACTATAGTTAATCCCATTAAGCCATCTGCAGTAGGTGGAGGTAATGTGGAAACTTCACAGAGAATAGCTGATGTGACTTTTAAGGCCTTGTCTCATCTAATATTGGTTCCTGCTGCCGGATCCGGCACCATGATGAACGTAATGATGGGCGGGATTTATAAGGGCAAATACTGGGCATATTACGAGACCATAGGAGGAGGTACTGGAGCTAGACCGAATAAGGATGGCGTATCAGCTGTTCAAGTTAATATGACAAATACGTTAAATACTCCCATAGAAATAGCTGAAAGGCAATATCCAATAATGTTTACCATGTATAGAATTAGGGAGGGAAGTGGAGGAAAAGGCAAGTTTAGAGGAGGAGATGGTATCATCAGGGCGTTTAGGGTTCTGGAGAGGACTAGATTATCAATTATGGGTGAGAGGTTTAAGATAGCTCCTTGGGGATTAAAAGGTGGAGGAGATGGGAAGCCAGCGAAGGTTACTATTATAAGAAGTAATAGTAAGAGGGAGGAGATGCCCAGCAAGTTTTCTACGGTTTTGAATAAAGGAGATGAGGTTATAATTGAAACTCCGGGCGGTGGAGGATATTATAAAGAAGACGGCATCTAG
- a CDS encoding MFS transporter: MSSPFRYSQFTKFTIFSGIAGFSFIQNELTTYWLFILLFHQEITLFGLGVIARPLVRVFVSYVTGYISDKYNRAKLFYLTRGLASALMFPLTVAFIYDSVSWIFIIYYIRTVIVEISNNVGYVAYYAVVPEEVRPKAILYVRIVSMASRLVSGAVWYLLYQVFSTYNLFLVGILGLVALAFLKGFDIGGNSERVKLSTAIDFFRKDERVRGIILTYSVTDALTYSINYLLPLLIVVYHGTDEIYSLTQVFLYGIFIVASFIMTKMKSSVKVMLTYILSGFLLYLVLLYPSPYALVLAVMFDGLGSGIVENLVMAGIKQSVGDEFLGSVLGLDVFVTSSVEIVLIFLAQYLITINVLYYILMGIIGMTFVLIAWFLHPKLREIKL, from the coding sequence ATGTCGTCTCCGTTTCGCTACTCGCAGTTTACGAAATTCACAATATTCAGTGGCATTGCAGGGTTTTCCTTCATTCAAAATGAGTTAACAACGTACTGGCTTTTTATCTTGCTCTTTCACCAAGAAATTACCCTCTTTGGATTGGGTGTAATTGCTAGACCCCTAGTTAGAGTTTTCGTTTCTTACGTCACTGGTTACATTTCAGATAAGTATAATAGGGCTAAGCTCTTCTATTTGACTAGGGGACTCGCCTCAGCGTTAATGTTCCCACTCACCGTAGCTTTCATATACGACTCAGTATCTTGGATTTTCATAATTTATTATATTAGAACCGTAATAGTTGAAATATCCAATAACGTGGGTTATGTTGCGTACTATGCAGTGGTACCAGAGGAGGTTAGACCTAAAGCCATATTATACGTTAGAATAGTATCCATGGCTTCCAGATTGGTATCTGGAGCAGTTTGGTATTTGCTTTATCAAGTATTTAGCACTTATAACTTATTTCTCGTGGGAATTTTGGGATTAGTGGCATTAGCTTTTCTTAAAGGATTCGACATAGGTGGTAATAGTGAAAGGGTTAAGCTAAGCACTGCTATAGATTTCTTCAGAAAGGATGAGAGAGTTAGGGGAATTATATTAACTTACTCAGTTACTGATGCGTTAACGTACTCCATAAATTACCTATTACCACTTCTTATTGTAGTATATCATGGAACGGATGAAATATATAGTCTAACTCAAGTATTCCTTTACGGCATTTTCATAGTAGCTAGTTTTATCATGACCAAGATGAAAAGTAGTGTAAAGGTGATGTTAACTTATATCCTAAGTGGTTTTCTACTCTACTTAGTCCTATTATATCCTTCTCCATATGCTCTTGTCTTAGCTGTAATGTTCGATGGATTGGGAAGTGGAATTGTGGAGAATTTAGTAATGGCTGGAATAAAGCAGAGTGTTGGAGACGAGTTTTTAGGAAGCGTTCTGGGATTGGATGTATTTGTGACGAGCTCCGTCGAAATAGTTCTAATATTTTTAGCTCAGTACCTAATCACTATAAATGTCCTATATTACATTTTAATGGGAATAATAGGTATGACTTTCGTATTGATAGCGTGGTTCCTGCATCCTAAATTAAGGGAAATAAAACTATAA
- a CDS encoding maleate cis-trans isomerase family protein — MEWKKVGVIIPSSNTTVEYEFNNVIFNSIKEYKITLHFSRIILKDVTLKDLEIMERETERAISELSTINPHVISYACTSGSLFKGPKHHEEIIQRIEKNAKVPGVATSGSVIDALRELNIEKLVLITPYIEEINKKEIEFLSNHNFTIIKSAGMGIVENTNIGAVTPEEVYEFATKVLNNVSGYDGVFISCTNLRTFEIIGKLESKIGKPVISSNSATLWDIFRKLKIDVRITNLGELFKDHL; from the coding sequence ATGGAGTGGAAAAAAGTAGGAGTAATTATACCCTCTTCAAACACCACTGTTGAATACGAGTTTAACAATGTAATATTTAATTCAATCAAAGAGTATAAAATCACTCTTCATTTCTCTAGGATAATTCTAAAAGATGTTACATTAAAGGATTTAGAGATAATGGAAAGAGAGACAGAAAGGGCTATTTCGGAATTATCAACCATTAATCCACATGTTATCTCTTATGCTTGCACTTCAGGTAGCTTATTCAAGGGACCGAAACATCATGAGGAAATAATACAGCGTATTGAGAAAAACGCGAAAGTTCCCGGAGTAGCAACTTCTGGATCAGTTATAGACGCACTAAGGGAACTTAATATAGAAAAACTAGTCTTGATTACTCCATATATAGAGGAAATCAACAAGAAAGAGATAGAGTTCTTATCTAACCATAACTTTACTATTATAAAAAGCGCTGGAATGGGAATAGTGGAGAATACCAATATAGGTGCAGTAACTCCGGAAGAGGTATATGAATTTGCAACTAAGGTACTAAATAATGTTAGTGGTTATGACGGAGTATTCATCTCTTGTACGAATTTAAGGACATTTGAAATTATTGGTAAATTAGAAAGTAAAATAGGTAAACCCGTTATCAGTAGCAATAGTGCAACATTATGGGATATCTTCCGTAAATTAAAAATAGATGTTAGAATAACTAACCTTGGGGAGCTCTTCAAAGATCATTTATGA
- a CDS encoding MFS transporter codes for MRKDFFKYLIVLASISILTMYVEMVVLPSLPKIENQFNVNESEGSWILSSETLAGMGLAPFIGRLADSHGRKKVLITILCIYTLSVALTAWSPNFVILLLSRSIQGIGLSINPLAYTILRERLSNRELPVAQGIIASTFAVGAAISIPIGSYIAQYYTWQVAYETAIPLLIIILIIANKLLPQSTIKNEQKIDVKGVIFLSLSFIIIGTSITEAPNWGWTSAEFLTMLSIGLILLYTFIVHVSKAENPLIDPSDFKNPNIAVPLLSSFATGFGLFLTFQSLVFMLELPKPVGYGMTIFEAGVTMAPISLILLIAGPLFGSMVNRVGYKRIIITSSSLSVLMLILLSIIIGYNISIPQLLFILMLVLFFVSGMNVTRITLLLSSTSRRRMATITGTNTAMRLMGNTLGPVVAGSLESTFKQPLLLFIYENIPIFTFIPSKLAFQYSFLISSMIIVSVIIMATKIKETPSSIQTNE; via the coding sequence ATGAGGAAAGACTTTTTTAAATATTTGATAGTTCTTGCCTCAATTTCAATTTTGACAATGTATGTGGAAATGGTAGTCTTACCCTCATTGCCAAAAATAGAGAATCAGTTTAACGTAAACGAATCTGAAGGTTCTTGGATTTTATCATCAGAAACTTTGGCCGGAATGGGATTAGCCCCATTTATTGGTAGACTCGCGGACAGTCACGGAAGAAAGAAAGTCCTAATAACGATCTTGTGTATATACACATTAAGCGTTGCATTAACTGCGTGGTCACCTAACTTCGTGATCCTTTTACTTTCTAGATCTATTCAAGGTATAGGATTAAGTATAAATCCACTTGCCTATACTATATTGAGAGAAAGATTATCAAATAGGGAGTTACCAGTAGCTCAAGGTATAATAGCTTCTACATTTGCTGTAGGTGCAGCTATTTCAATACCCATAGGGAGTTACATAGCTCAATATTACACTTGGCAAGTCGCCTACGAAACAGCCATTCCCTTATTGATAATTATTCTCATAATAGCTAATAAACTGTTACCACAATCAACGATTAAGAATGAACAAAAAATAGATGTAAAAGGAGTTATATTTCTTTCCTTATCCTTTATAATCATAGGCACTTCAATAACTGAAGCCCCTAATTGGGGATGGACTTCAGCTGAATTCTTAACGATGTTATCAATAGGGTTAATTCTTCTTTATACGTTTATAGTTCACGTTTCTAAAGCCGAAAATCCTCTCATAGATCCCTCAGACTTTAAGAATCCTAATATAGCAGTTCCCCTTTTGTCATCTTTTGCTACAGGTTTCGGGTTGTTCTTGACTTTTCAATCCCTAGTCTTCATGCTGGAATTACCTAAACCAGTTGGGTATGGAATGACAATTTTTGAAGCTGGAGTAACTATGGCACCAATTTCCCTAATTTTACTAATAGCAGGCCCATTATTCGGCTCAATGGTGAATAGGGTAGGGTATAAGAGGATTATTATTACATCTTCCTCGCTTTCAGTTCTCATGTTAATATTACTTTCAATTATAATAGGATATAATATAAGCATACCTCAGCTTCTCTTTATCTTAATGTTAGTCCTATTCTTCGTTTCCGGGATGAACGTCACACGTATAACCTTATTACTCTCATCTACTTCTAGAAGGCGCATGGCAACAATTACTGGAACTAATACAGCAATGAGATTAATGGGGAACACATTAGGTCCAGTCGTTGCAGGATCCTTAGAGTCTACATTTAAGCAACCACTATTATTGTTCATTTACGAGAACATTCCCATTTTCACTTTCATTCCATCAAAATTAGCCTTTCAGTACTCATTCTTGATTTCATCAATGATTATAGTGAGTGTAATTATCATGGCAACTAAAATAAAAGAGACTCCCAGTAGCATTCAAACCAACGAGTAA
- a CDS encoding phosphoenolpyruvate carboxykinase (GTP), with product MGQNLSFLNRTVQKDMARKLESLNNSYLMEFLDNIIALCEPDSVYVLTGSEQDKEYVRKKALEAGEEIKLKMPGHTIHFDHPLDQARAREDTFILSNTKIPYVNTKPREEGLREVLSLLKGVMKGREMYVGFYSLGPRNSPFQLLALQITDSPYVIHSENILYRNAFEDFAGNKPFLKFVHSKGELDIKKRRIMIDLEDNTVYSVNTTYAGNSVGLKKLALRLTVTKAVKEGWLSEHMAIIGFDGENGTHYFTASFPSGSGKTSTSMIGKLISDDLAFIREFDGLAKAVNPEVGVFGIIQGINAKDDPIIWEVLHKPGEVIFSNVLMTSDGDVYWEGSDLPKPEKGYNYEGQWTKESGKPASHPNARFTVPLTSFRNLDGNWNNPEGVIIEGIIYGVRDYNTLIPVTEAFSWSHGVVTIGASMESARTSAVIGKADELEFNPMAILDFMPVSLSVYLRNYMEFGKKLKKTPKIFGFNYFLKDGNRFLNSKEDKRVWVSWAVKRVEERVNALYTPIGLIPYYEDLQILFRKVLGKEYSKEDYEKQFTIKLKKYLEKTERIMGIYLKFNDIPEEVINELEMQRRRIMEYINKYGDSVSPFKLARE from the coding sequence ATGGGCCAAAATTTAAGCTTTTTAAATCGTACAGTTCAGAAAGATATGGCTAGAAAATTAGAATCCCTTAACAATTCTTATCTTATGGAATTTTTAGATAACATTATCGCTTTATGTGAACCAGATAGCGTTTATGTACTTACAGGTAGTGAGCAGGATAAAGAGTACGTGCGTAAAAAGGCCTTAGAGGCTGGTGAGGAAATTAAATTAAAGATGCCCGGACATACGATCCATTTTGATCATCCTTTGGATCAGGCTAGGGCTAGAGAAGATACGTTCATACTCTCCAACACTAAAATACCCTATGTTAACACTAAACCTAGGGAAGAAGGCTTAAGGGAGGTTCTATCACTTCTTAAAGGTGTGATGAAAGGCAGAGAAATGTATGTGGGATTTTACTCTTTAGGCCCAAGAAACTCTCCTTTTCAGCTCTTAGCCTTACAAATTACTGACTCTCCCTACGTTATTCATAGTGAAAATATCTTATATAGAAACGCGTTTGAGGATTTTGCAGGAAATAAACCGTTCTTGAAATTTGTCCATTCCAAAGGAGAATTGGACATAAAGAAAAGGAGGATCATGATTGACCTAGAAGACAATACTGTTTATAGCGTAAACACTACGTATGCAGGAAATAGTGTTGGATTAAAGAAATTAGCATTAAGACTAACTGTAACGAAAGCTGTTAAGGAGGGTTGGCTGTCTGAGCATATGGCAATTATTGGATTTGACGGAGAGAATGGTACTCATTATTTCACAGCATCATTCCCTTCGGGAAGTGGTAAGACTTCTACGTCAATGATAGGTAAGCTGATAAGTGACGATTTGGCTTTCATAAGGGAATTTGATGGTTTAGCTAAAGCCGTAAATCCTGAAGTTGGAGTATTCGGTATAATACAAGGAATAAACGCTAAAGATGATCCAATAATATGGGAAGTACTTCATAAACCCGGAGAAGTCATATTTTCCAACGTGTTAATGACCAGTGATGGAGATGTTTACTGGGAAGGAAGTGATTTACCAAAACCAGAGAAAGGTTACAACTATGAGGGACAATGGACTAAGGAAAGTGGAAAGCCTGCTTCACATCCCAATGCTAGATTCACTGTCCCACTAACCTCTTTTAGGAATTTAGATGGAAACTGGAATAATCCAGAAGGAGTTATAATTGAAGGTATAATATATGGTGTAAGAGATTATAATACACTAATTCCAGTCACTGAAGCTTTCTCATGGTCTCATGGAGTAGTGACTATTGGAGCCTCGATGGAATCCGCTAGAACTTCCGCAGTTATTGGTAAGGCTGACGAATTGGAGTTTAATCCAATGGCCATATTGGACTTCATGCCAGTTTCATTGAGCGTTTATCTACGTAATTACATGGAATTTGGTAAGAAGCTGAAGAAAACGCCTAAGATATTTGGCTTTAACTATTTCCTAAAAGATGGTAATAGGTTCTTAAATTCCAAGGAGGACAAAAGAGTATGGGTTAGTTGGGCTGTAAAAAGAGTTGAGGAAAGAGTTAACGCGTTATATACGCCAATTGGTTTAATACCGTATTACGAAGATCTTCAAATCCTATTTAGAAAAGTACTAGGCAAAGAATATAGTAAGGAGGACTATGAGAAACAATTCACCATAAAATTGAAGAAATATTTAGAGAAGACTGAACGTATTATGGGAATATATCTTAAGTTCAACGACATCCCAGAGGAAGTTATCAATGAGTTAGAAATGCAGAGGAGAAGAATTATGGAATACATTAACAAATACGGTGATTCAGTATCCCCATTTAAGCTAGCTAGAGAGTAG